Part of the Vigna angularis cultivar LongXiaoDou No.4 chromosome 1, ASM1680809v1, whole genome shotgun sequence genome, acaatttttaagatgtttttaacttttatttatttttaacattcaaACATGTTagcaattataataaatatctttttaaaagtaAGCGAAAGTAATCACTTACgcttttttaattaatacatttcatttttacattttttgtcCACCTTTTGTCAATTAGTTTTACAGAAACACTTTATACACGTTTTTCttttgagttaaatatgtttttcgtcccttaagtatcataCGATTTAGgatttagtccctactcgaaactttgatggctttcagtcctcatagttttgaaactcttactacTAGTCCTTAAAAATGAACGGCGTTAACTTTCATGTGATGTGGGGTGAGGACACTCTTATGTTAGCTTCCATCTTCACTCTCTGACACTTTGgttgtttaatttttgaaatgagaTTAAGTATGTTTCATTTGGAGGAACCTTACTTCGTCATCtcttataaatgaaattttaagaaGTTGGATTCTTCTTCATCATTCCAGTTGGGGGCAAAGAAAGTTGAGGAGGTACATCTGAAGGTCGTCTTCTTGAGGAGATAAGTTGATAGGTTTTGTTTTGCTCTTCTTCGTGTGAATATAAGGATTGGGGATATAGGGTTTGGTGCTGCGGAATTAGTCTCGGAAAATTCCGTCCATGAATTCTCGGTCAAGGTAGAGGCAATACTCATAATCTCAACATCAGAAAacccttatttttttattatttcattttggaAACAATTATAGAAACGTGAACCTCACCACCCTCCCAGATCTCCTTTCCCCTTATTTCCTAAGCCTTGATAAATAACATTAACAGTGAACGATTGCTTTCGTTTGTTGGGATTCTAAATTTGAAGCGTCAGAATCCGTTGGAATGCAGGGAAGTGGCAGTGGCGGTGGCGCTGCTCCGTCGTCTGCGCCGGTGAAGCAATATTTGCAGGAGTTCTCTAAGCTGTTTCAGTACCATCTCGACAAATCTACCCCTCATTCCGCCTACAGATGGATTGGGACATTGGTCATGGCATCCATCTACGTCTTGCGTATTATTTACGTGCAGGGGTTTTACGTTGTCTCTTACGGTCTCGGAATCTACCTCCTCAATCTCTTGATTGGTTTTCTCTCCCCTTTGATGATCCAGAGCTCGATCCCtccaaattaaacatatttaatctcatttcaaaaattaaacaacCAACATAGTAGAGAGTGAAAATGGAAGTTGGCATAAGAGTGTCCTTGCCGTTTGTCACATCACATAAAAGTTAACGCTGTTCATTTTgaaggactaatagtaagagtttcaaaactatgaggactaaaagccatcaaagtttcgaataGGAACTAAACCCAAAACCGTATGATACTtaaggaactaaaaacatatttaacccttttctTTTCATCCATACAAAAGAAATGTACTTTATACACATTTTGTTGGCACTTTCTTCTTAATTTCTTTATGCACCTCATCACAAAATATAGACTTCCGGAAACTTTGATCCGAAATAGACATGGGTGGTGATATTTCCAAACTTGAGtgttttttgtaaaaatatttctGAAATTGGTTCAGTATGTTCCGgaaagtaaaatttgaaaattacaaggaagaaaaaaatatgataagatGCACGAAGAAACAACATTTGGTTTGAGAgaaagttatataaatttagtttttttaatcaaagttaaatttatttaatgttttaaacgtattttatgattttaaattaatttttgatatttttttagtattatttaagaaatgtatttaaaaacttaaataaattttaaaaaattattatttttaataaaaaaaaacatatttaagcttaatatctaataaatataaataaagtatcacatatttataacattttaatgaGTATTTTACTTTAATGGACCTACACtaattattaaacttttctAAACACttcattaatgattaatttggTGATTGTCGAATCATCGGGGACCAAATAGTAcaactaaattaaacaaaataaaaccaTTACCAAATATAATGTTTCAACAAACtttcaaatagaaaaaattagGACAAAACACGATATCAAAATGGTaacttataattattaatttgccACTTTTTCCTATACATGCCTTCTTTCATTATtgtcttattattttcaaatacgattgatttttttattgtatttgtattttctcactggaaaatagagaaaagaaacatttcatgtttttatttgCATTTTCGAAAGTAATTATCAAAACATCGTATCGTTTTTACtttatttccttttaaataTCTAGATAGAAAGATTTGAAAACAAggttttgaaattatatttcaaagttacgacaaattgaaaacaaaattatttatgaaaattaaaatatagtttgaaAGATGTTATTTCTTTACTATTATATCAAATGTAACCTAATCCAATTTCTCAAGAGTTTGATAACATATTTTGTATTGTAAACTAGAAATTCACCCTGAtctgataaaaataatattaatattaataaaaatcatgATATAACCATTATTCAATttactctattattttattgacaaaatgtctgttttaaaatattcaattattcaaataccaaataattaagaaatgtaaaaatgttttgaagttataaattttagcgaaataaaatttcaaaatttgtgaCCTAATTGACCTAATCCAATTTAATTTGAACAGAGGTGAGTTGGGTTAGGGTAAATTAAatctaatagaaaaaaaaatgtagaaacaaatgttatcttaattttttttattgagttgaGTAATGGGTTTTTCCAAATTTAACTCAACTCTACCTGTCTGTATctctattaaataaaatatgaaaagtcttaaaaaaatataaataaattaagaaatccattaacacaaaagaaaaacatatcaatttaatcataaaattatatagaaaTCTTACTAAAAACATTGCAACGGAAAAGAATGGTTTGTTAAGACATGACAAagctcaaaagaaaaaaaaaattcagcaACAAtgctatttaaaataaacaaaaaacagaaataaaaatagaccatataaatttatcatttcaCCTAAGATCTCGaataaaattttccaaaaacaaAGGAAATGTAATTCTCGAAAAGGATAAGGTAAAATAATTTCTGGTTCAAAATAGTGttgattaaaatatgaaaaagtcgaaaaaaaaagggaaataaaTGAAGGAGCAAAAATTGGAAATGGATTTTATCGTTTGGATGGTTTTATCTTAAATTCCAAATGATAAACTTACAATTGGTGTATTTAGGTCACTATCGAAAGACCCAAAGTCCCTTGGAATTGCAATGATGTCTGAATGGTTGAAACCTACGATCAAAACGTTGTTTTACTCTTTCACATACTAATGCTTTGACTCGGTCTTCTCAGTCTGCTTTAAGCTtcatatacatacataaatatCCTTAATTTCAGACCAAAAATGCCCACAAAAAGCAAAACAAGTTGTTTCAACATCGACATCAAAAACTTAATCAACACAATAAATACAACATAGTTATCAGAACTTCAACTTATACGATACCAATATAAGAACAAACCACCATTTTTGTCATCTAAACTATCAGATGAGAAGAGAAGAGCACTGCCATACAATGGATCACACAAATGGGCCTTGGCAGTTAAGCCCATAGGGCCCAAGAAGTAAAGGAAACGCCAAaactaagaaaagaaagaggaagaaaaaaccGGTTTCGGTTGTTGTGGTGTGTGTTTTGCACTCACCAACGACGCAGTTCTGTGCAGAGAGATCTGCGTATATTCTATTTCCGTCTTCACTGCAGTTTAATCTTCAAACTGACACTACCCGACACAACTAATTCTTCACTCCGATCTCATTCAACTCAACCACCATGCACCAATAACCCAAACCCGACCCAACCAGATCCAATCCAACACCGTCTCAGAGACATGGTCTTTGCCAAACTCCAGGGCGCCAAGAACAACCTTCGAATCTCTTCCTCCCTTCAGGATCTATCTTCCTACCGTAACATCGACCCCGAACATGGCCTTCTCCGAGACCCCATCAACGCAAGTTTCTCCAAGACCAAACCGCTTCAGCTCCCCAACCCGGGTCGCCGCAAATGCCTCGTCCCGATCGCGATCATTGCCTTCCTCCTCCTCATCCTTTTCCTTCTCTACCACTTCTACTCCCACCAAGCCTCCCCCAAATACTACGTCGTTCTCGACTGCGGCAGCACCGGGACACGTGTCTACGTCTACAAGGCCCAAGTCCAACAAGCGCACTCCACCAACTTCCCCATCGCCATCCAATCCCTAAAAGACGGCCTCCGGAAGAACCCCGCCAGTGGCCGCGCCTACGACCGGATGGAGACCGAACCGGGCCTTGATAAACTCGTCCACAACGTAACCGGTTTGAAAATCGCGCTCAAACCGCTTCTAAAATGGGCGCAGAAGCAGATTCCAGAAGCTTCCCACAGGTCCACTTCCTTGTTCCTCTACGCCACCGCCGGGGTCCGGAGACTCCCCTTCGATGACTCCAAGTGGCTGCTCGATAATGCGTGGAACGTGCTTAAAGGTTCGCCTTTTGTGTGTCGGAGGGCTTGGGTGAAGATCATTTCCGGCACTGAGGAAGCTTACTTTGGCTGGATTGCGCTTAATTATGACAGTGGCAATCTCGGGGTTGAGCCCCGTAAGGAAACCTACGGTGCTCTTGATTTGGGCGGTTCTTCTCTGCAGGTGACTTTTGAGGGTTATAATCAACAGCATTTCAATAGTGAGACTAGTTTGTATGTTAGGATTGGGTCTGTAAACCATCATTTGACTGCTTATTCTCTTGCTGGTTACGGCCTCAATGAGGCCTTTGATAAGTCTGTTGCGCGTGTTTTCAAGAAGTTTGGGTATAGTGTTGCGGATGCTGTGAAGGGGAATCTGGAGGTTAAGCATCCGTGCTTGCAGTCTGGATACAAGGAGCGCTACACGTGCTCGCATTGTGCTGCTTTGGAGAAAGGAGGGGAGAGTCCTAAGGTTGAGGGGAATGAGAATTTGTTAGGGAAGAAGGAAGGATTGAAGACCGCGGTGACTCTTGTTGGCGTGCCGAATTGGCAGGAGTGTAGCGCGCTGGCGAAGGTTGCTGTGAATTTGTCTGAATGGAGTGATGTTAGTCCTGGGCTGGATTGTGAGATTGAACCCTGTGCTCTTGGTGATAACTTGCCTCGCCCTACGGGACACTTTTATGTGATTTCTGGATTTTTTGTGGTGTATAGATTTTTCAACTTGAGTGCAGAGGCCACGCTTGAGGATGTGTTGGAGAAGGGTAGGGAATTCTGTGAGAAGAGATGGGATGTTGCAAAGAATAGTGTTGCTCCTCAGCCCTTTATTGAGCAGTACTGCTTTCGGGCACCGTATATTGCATCATTGCTTAGAGAGGGTTTGCACATTACTGATAAGAGTATAACTGTTGGTTCTGGAAGTATCACTTGGACACTTGGAGTGGCTTTGTTGGAAGCTGGGAAGGCGTATTCTGTTAGATTTGGCCTTCGTGGTTTAGGCTTGCTTCAGATGAAGATGAATATACCTTTTCTTGTTCCCATTTTGATACTTTCGTTTATTCTTCTGCTTTGTGCTTTATCGTGGGTTGTCAATTGGATGCCAAGATTTTTCCGGAGACAATATCTTCCATTTTTCAGGCATAACAGTGGGTCCAGTGCATCTGTCCTTAATATCCCATCTACATTTCGGTTTCGGCGGTGGAGTCCAATCAATTCTGGTAAGCTAATTGCACAACTGATATATGATTTTTTGATGATCCAATAAATTCATTTTCTGCACTTACAATACAAATAAACACATGGAAGCAAGcacattcataaatattttccCATTGAATCTTtgatcattttctcttcttcacaCCTGTTCCAcgatcatcttcttcttcttcttcttccttctttggTCATTGCTTCTTCTTCCATTCTTGAACATCCAGTCCGTATAATATCCATCCAAATGAGAACCCTTTATGGGTTCTCATTTCCTTCATTCTTAAGCACGAATTCCATCCAGGTACAAGTCAAAGAAGGTAGCAATTAATGTTTCTTCAGAACAGCCACAACCTATTGATTCCTTTTGCTAATTATTCTCTTCTTTTATCTGGTATCAGTAAAGAGAAAATTCACAGTCTCTTGACCAAAATgccttttttctctcttaataaTCTGACATCCTGCTTGAGGTGTCGGAGTGTTCGACATGTTTTGCCACTGACCTCTCTCTGACACAAGCCGACATTCTTAGTTGAAAACGCaacaaaatagatgaatctCGTAGCATTCTTCCTTGTTAGGTTATACACCCCATTTTTCGCTACTGATAATTTCTGATGACTTCATGAATGTATTTAATGTAATAGCATGAAATTTCTGCAACTTAAACATGTAGAAGCAAAATCtgttttatgcatgaattatCTTAATCAGATTTTCACAATATGATTCTTGGTATGATTATCTTGTGTATGGGGTTTGCACTTTATGATTGACTGTTAAGAATAGATATTTGTGTTAAGTTTTCTTGCTTTTCAGGTTAAATAGAGTAATGCAAATCCAATTATGCTTTATGCACCTTAGCGTTCTGGTATGTGAAACAAAATTACCTTTCCTTGAAATTCTGTATTGATCATAGATATGGCTAAGTAGAACTTATAAAGGCTTAGGCGATCCTCACCTCATGAATTAGCTTTTGGGGTTGAATTAGGTTTAGGTCGAATTCAAGATGATATTAGAGCCGGGATCCAATAATGAGCTACGCTTAATTATCCAGAAAAGAAATCTAACTACCTGTTCCCACTGCTTTCCCAGTGCAATCTTCCTGGCCTTTGGGTTTTCCCTGGGCAATATAGAAAAATTCAATCCTACAATATCCATTCTGCAAATGTCAATCCTAAGTGTGAGATATGTGTTGATATCCTACATCAACTATAAATATGACTAGAGTATAGTTTACAATAGCTTGGACAATTCTTGTATGATTGTTATGAGATAGCTTTTTGAGTTGAGTTAGGCCTAGCTCAAATTCAAGAACTTTTAATATCTTCATCCCTTATCTGAGAAGAACATTGCCCCAACCTTTCTAGATTGTCCCTACAAGAAGTTAATCACCCCAtgtttttgtgttgtgtgtCCACGTTTGCTGccaatattatgaaaaattgcAGCTACTATTGGAGCACAGGGATGAAAGGCCATCTTTGCCCCTTATTTTGAGTTTTCCAGTCCATATGCTTTCATggtgtttcttttttattttatctgaaGATTCCTATAGGTTTTCAAACCCTCCTCATTCAAAGCCAACACTGATTTCTGTTCAATACAAAAAACAAGCAACCCTTGGACCACTGCTCGATGGCAGTTTTTTTGTCATGCCTGGTGTTTTTCTGGCACACCAAGTGCTCGCAGGCACCCTCTTCTGTGCACCTGCCTGCATTCACGTCTCTTGTCATGCAGGTCTGCTGATCTGCTATGTTCTGATTTGTGGTTGACAATTTGCTCACTAGTCTCtgatcatttttattttgttgagtACGCTGTAAACTATTCCTGAAAAACACTGATGCCGCATGTGAAGGGCATGTCACACTGTCTGACATTGTAGCGATGCCATTTTTTTCTGACTTGtcaacttaaatttaaaatcttatctTATTTTCCATTGAGATTGTGttgattaagtaaaaaaaaggaaacaattTGGGGACAAAATCCTTCTTCTCAGTTTCGCAGTGCTCTGTTCTTGTTAtgttcttctccttcatccCTCCTCCTTCTCTGGTGAATGCGCTGTTGGTGGCTGTTTGCTTCATTGTCAACTCGTGCCACATCCTCTGTGTGGCTTATTGTGTCGTGGCCTTTAAGATTTGTTTCCTTCTTATCTTTTAGTGTTTTTTAGTCTCCGATGGTTTGTCAAAACAGGAGCATGTCATTCGTTGTGCTTATTCCCCTGCTTGTGCTTTCTACTACAAGGCACTAATAATAATGTTTGTTTTTTAGTTATAAAGCCAACTCctttttatgctttttattgtatttatgaAGTTATACTACAACATTAGAAACTTGTGTATAATTGTGAAGCTGCTAATTTGTCACTTGATGAACTGGAACTAGAGGCTATGTTTTTCAAAGATGATGATCAAGGAGGACACCAAATCTAGAtttgatctttttatttttgggaCAACTAGAAATATTATCACTATGCATTTATTTTTGTGAGACTcattattatatgaaatattatgACATGTTTCATCTTTTATCTTGGAATTTTTTGTAAGAGTTACATTGTGAAATGATCTCTTGTTCCTTTTTagtattgtttttatattctcAGTTAAATTCtgaatgaatttataaatactaTATATGTTCGGTGCTGTATGTTTTACGCATTAGCCATGTCGGTGTTGATGCTTCTTTGCTCCTCCATGAGATGTTGGAGTGTCATAATGCTTCCAACACCCTGACACTTGTTTGTTGACACTGCACATGCATATGattacttctttttcttgtcAGCTTGGACATGACTTGGATACTAGGCTTAATCATAACTAGACACTTCAACGACAGTTATTATGTAAAAATCAATTTACTGTTTTAACTCTGATAAAGtcagcataaaaaaaaaagagagcatGCTCTGTAGTATACTAGTATTATTTTGTGAGTCATTATAATAGGGAAAAGTATGATGCTTCGCAAGTTGATTTGGGAATCTTTGGAGTGAATAATCTGTGTTATTAATGTTTAGAGTGAATCTTTGGTAGATGCTATGGTTATGAACTGATGTACTGAACAGTCCCTCCGTAaatgatattaattgaaaaactgtAATTTATATTACTATATGTTCTAGTTATGTAGCATTTGCAATTGTCACAAACGTGCATCATGTACTTCCACAGATACTGAGCTAGGTTTCAGATTCTTTACAAATGATTGTTGAGTTTCTGCTTTTGGATATTTTGAATGTCTTTGTGTAGCCTGTGTACTCTGTTGGTGAAAATTCTTTGTGATTGAGCGAGCTTTGAAGTCATTGTATGTACCTATGGTATTGCAGGGGATAGAATAAAGACCCCACTCAGCCCAAGAGCCGCAGGTTCACAGGGTAGATCGTTTAGCCTGGGACAGGGTCTTGGTGATAACAGTGGCAACATCCAGCTGATGGAGTCTCCCTTTCATCCATCAGCTGGTAGTTTCTTGCATAGTTATTCTTCAAACAATTTAGGGCAGCTGCAGGTTGACAGCAGTAGTATAGGGGCATTCTGGTCATCCCACAGAAGTCAGATGCGCCTGCAAAGTAGGAGATCTCAATCTCGGGAAGACCTGCATTCTTCATTGGCTGAGACGCATATGGTGAAGGTTTAGGGGGTGATCTTCTGAAAACTTTGGTATGCTTACACTGATATCTTCTTTAAAGTTAcagttttttatataaaacaaaacattttttccTTTTGGTTATCTTTACCAATTCGTCGTAGGCATTCTTTTTTGTAACATAAGAATAGTTATAGGTAAATTCTAGTAAAGCACACACGCATATTCTTTTTTGTTGATTGTCCTTTCTATATTTTCGAAGTTATTGATACAAATTTCTTAACAATACTAATTAAGATTTCCACGCATTTCTCTTATGTTTGTAAATGCTGTTGTTCATGAGCTACAAATTTTATGGCTTGACACGAGTAGTAGGCCAATTAAATTGGACTGCTCAACATGAAAATTTTCTGGGCATTGCCTGAACATCTTGTTAATTGTCATCTGTAATGATACTTCTTCACAATTCCATGCAAATTGTAAAACATTGATACATGTCCCAGCATTTCAGTTTTTGTCATGGAGATGATCAAGGGGGCTAAAGAAGAGTTGGCAAGATTGTTTAATTCCATTCTAATTTACATCTTCTGGATCATACTTCTAAACTGATATCTTCCACGAGATGCATAGCACAACAAACAAGTTCTGATTCCATCATTCCTAACCACTCTCCTTTAGTGGCTACTGAGGATCCATGTTCTACTGTCACTGTACAGTTTTCCGGTACCATAAGCCTTTTGATTATGAATGAAGCATCAAACTGTGGCAGAGAGAATATCTTCAAACTGCTGAGATCAATTCATTTGTGACTATTTTCGTACCATTTTTTAGAGTAATAAACCTCCATTACTACAGAGAATCTTCCCATGCTTCAAAGGGGACTTGTGACTGGAAAGCTCTAAAAGTTAAATCTCTTAGAAAAGTTGTAATATAGTACAATGCTCACATCTTATATGTTAAATAAGCTATTGAATCCAGTTTTACTTTGCAACCTACTTACTCCTTTTTCTTCCTAAAGACGTTATGCTACTTTCCAATGAAGCAAAGCGTTCAGCTTGAATATTTATACAGCAAACAGCATTCATTACGTTTAGAATTACTATAGATGTTCGGATCCCAAAATAAATAGCATCGATTTTATTGATAGAGAACTCTATCTTTGtcaatgattttgaaattgttttacaTTCAGAATATTGTTTATTCATCTTCAACTTAGTAAAATTCGTAgtgaaaaatgtaattattatgaCTTTGATTTTAATGCATTGacaatttatagaaattttgtATTATACAATATATGACTCGAGTTTGACTGCAAGACCTGCaggaaattacaaaaaaatttagttCCTAGAACCATTCAAATGAGCTTGGCAACAGAATAAATCTACACTCCTACCGAATTATAATTTATGCTAACCAcgtacaaaaaattataatctaatTATCTATGATAATTCATATTTAGATAAGTGAGAAAAAGCTATATTGTCGGTAAATTCTAATTCTAAAATGTAATTGTAGCTTGTAGCACTGGCTAATATTTCTTTATTCCTGCCTATGAGATGGTGGTTATTACATATATAtcagaatatttttaaatatagttcTTAACCATTCTTTTGACCTCCATTAACCGATTCTAagtcaattattttttacttagggtttaggatttattttaaacttgaaaattttcaaaacaatttatttataagtgGTTAATACAGATTAAGAACCTGGTTAATACATGTCCAACTATTGGTTAATACAATACAACTGTCTAATTATGTATTATTCTATAAATCTGATTGGCTTTAAGGTGTCTAATATGTGGTGTCGAGAGTAATagatctttaaaattatttaaatcctttaatatgaattctaagtcaattattttgatttggTGTTTAGTTTAAACTTGAAAATTTCCAAAACAATAGTggttaatacaaaattaaaattaggttAATACATCTCATACTCCTGATTAACGGTATGAATGTATATTATTCTATAGATACGGCTCTCTTTAAGACTTTTTAAGAACTGTCGAGAGTAAAATATCTCTAAAATACTTTGAAATATTTGTCTAGAGTAAAAAgatcttcctttgtcttttttGTTCGAAACTGTTAGTCATGCATggttatttttcttctaaaactCTTAATTGCATGGTTACTTTTTCTTTCCATAACTGATAGATGTgtatatttatcttttcttttaaaaaatgttagttGTATACGATCATCTTTTCTTTTCGAAACTGTTAATACTTTTTCTTTCCTATATTGATAGTCATGCATGGttaccttttcttcttttcaaaaatgTTAGTTGTACATGGTTATCTTTTCTTTCTGAAACTGTTAGTCATGTACGGTTATCTTTTCTTTCTGAAATTGTTAGTCGTGTACGATTATCTTTACTTTCTGAAACTGATAGTCGTGCATAGTTACCTTTTCTTTCTGAAACTGATAGTCGTGCAtgattatcttttctttttgaaactgATAGTCATGCACGATTaccttttctttccaaaaatattagTCGTcgattatcttttctttttgaaactgTTAGTCATgtacaattattttttctttctaaaaatgTTAGTCGTAAGCGATTATCTTTTCTTTCCGAAATTGTTAGTTGTATATGGTTACCTCTTACTTTTTCTTTCCGAAATTGATAGTCGTGCAcgattacctttttttttcaaaaatgttaGTTGTGTATAGTTATCTTTTCTTTTCGAAACTATTAGTCATGCACGGTTATCTTTACTTTCTAAAATTGATAGTCGTGCATGattgtcttttcttttcaaaatggATAGTC contains:
- the LOC108346345 gene encoding probable apyrase 7 isoform X1, with amino-acid sequence MVFAKLQGAKNNLRISSSLQDLSSYRNIDPEHGLLRDPINASFSKTKPLQLPNPGRRKCLVPIAIIAFLLLILFLLYHFYSHQASPKYYVVLDCGSTGTRVYVYKAQVQQAHSTNFPIAIQSLKDGLRKNPASGRAYDRMETEPGLDKLVHNVTGLKIALKPLLKWAQKQIPEASHRSTSLFLYATAGVRRLPFDDSKWLLDNAWNVLKGSPFVCRRAWVKIISGTEEAYFGWIALNYDSGNLGVEPRKETYGALDLGGSSLQVTFEGYNQQHFNSETSLYVRIGSVNHHLTAYSLAGYGLNEAFDKSVARVFKKFGYSVADAVKGNLEVKHPCLQSGYKERYTCSHCAALEKGGESPKVEGNENLLGKKEGLKTAVTLVGVPNWQECSALAKVAVNLSEWSDVSPGLDCEIEPCALGDNLPRPTGHFYVISGFFVVYRFFNLSAEATLEDVLEKGREFCEKRWDVAKNSVAPQPFIEQYCFRAPYIASLLREGLHITDKSITVGSGSITWTLGVALLEAGKAYSVRFGLRGLGLLQMKMNIPFLVPILILSFILLLCALSWVVNWMPRFFRRQYLPFFRHNSGSSASVLNIPSTFRFRRWSPINSGDRIKTPLSPRAAGSQGRSFSLGQGLGDNSGNIQLMESPFHPSAGSFLHSYSSNNLGQLQVDSSSIGAFWSSHRSQMRLQSRRSQSREDLHSSLAETHMVKV
- the LOC108346345 gene encoding probable apyrase 7 isoform X2, translating into MVFAKLQGAKNNLRISSSLQDLSSYRNIDPEHGLLRDPINASFSKTKPLQLPNPGRRKCLVPIAIIAFLLLILFLLYHFYSHQASPKYYVVLDCGSTGTRVYVYKAQVQQAHSTNFPIAIQSLKDGLRKNPASGRAYDRMETEPGLDKLVHNVTGLKIALKPLLKWAQKQIPEASHRSTSLFLYATAGVRRLPFDDSKWLLDNAWNVLKGSPFVCRRAWVKIISGTEEAYFGWIALNYDSGNLGVEPRKETYGALDLGGSSLQVTFEGYNQQHFNSETSLYVRIGSVNHHLTAYSLAGYGLNEAFDKSVARVFKKFGYSVADAVKGNLEVKHPCLQSGYKERYTCSHCAALEKGGESPKVEGNENLLGKKEGLKTAVTLVGVPNWQECSALAKVAVNLSEWSDVSPGLDCEIEPCALGDNLPRPTGHFYVISGFFVVYRFFNLSAEATLEDVLEKGREFCEKRWDVAKNSVAPQPFIEQYCFRAPYIASLLREGLHITDKSITVGSGSITWTLGVALLEAGKAYSVRFGLRGLGLLQMKMNIPFLVPILILSFILLLCALSWVVNWMPRFFRRQYLPFFRHNSGSSASVLNIPSTFRFRRWSPINSG